The Alnus glutinosa chromosome 1, dhAlnGlut1.1, whole genome shotgun sequence region TTAGTCTTTTAATTCATATGAATTGCCCCCAAGAATGTTGGAATATTCAGGCAAGCTCTTGGAATTATCGGTTTGCTTGGATTCTAACTAATCTTATGATGCTGTATCTCTATGTTGATGCAGCTTTTTGCTCGGCCGGACTGAATCATGTTGCCggtaaaataagaaaaacaccGCCTGGGTGACATTAGTCCTAAAAGAGTTTTAGATGATTAAGTCAGTTAATTTTAAGACAGAAGAAGACGGAATATAAAGTTGTTTGAAATATTGGTGTCTCGGTAGTGGTTCGACCCTTCGAGGTGGCACGGCAGTGGCTTAAGGGTGGCTTGGTGATGGTCCGAAGTAGTTTGGTAGTGACCCAGTTCTAACTTGGTAGTAGTCCAATGATGATCCGGCTGTTTGAGAACGAGAaactcaaactcgaaaaatgatttacggaatttaaaaataaaaatcattttctgaaactaaagaaatttttttggtcaaatttaaaatgtttttcggtttgactattaattacttttttcttgcaccaaatactgaaaaatacGAATTATCACGGACATTAATTGCATCAAGGCACTTGAAAGTAATAAGAGGAGGAAGCGTGGAGAAGATGATCACAAGAGGATGTCGACAAACACAAGGGTCAATCTCCAGAGTAGCAAGTTGTCTAAGAAAGACGAGAAGATGATTACAATAGTTTTGAATAGTAATTTTGTTGccgttttaattaaatatctcatataattggttttattttatatatgtgagGTTTACAAATATTAATGTATgaatttagaattttatatatgtgaccaaaaaaattctttttagtgTTCTTTTTATGATATCCAATCGATGGATAAGCATGCATAGGGTGTATCATAATATTAAATGATAATGAGGACCAAACAGCAACATCAGCATCTTAATCATCATGACGTGAATGTCCATTGCTTCTGATCAAAGATTCCTTGATAAAACGGAGACGACTTGACTTGAAGTGAGGAGATAAAACAAGGAGTGGTGGAGATTAGGAATTTAGGATAATCCAATTTCGACGAAATTTCTGGCCATACATATGTTTGTCATCCCATAAAATGATTCTGGAATTAATCATTGTCATGGACATTAATTGCTTatacttttccaaaaaaaaaaaaaaggtttcaatttttttttttggggggccgGGGAGGGAATGGGAAGTGTTTTCCATTAAACATTGTTTCCCCTTTCAATTCCCCACTCTTGATTTACTTGAAAGGTTTGGTTGTTTGAAATATTGGTGTCCTGACCTcttagggcatgtttgggtaattcatgttttttttattatattttattattttttgaaaacatgtttgggttgatttttgaaatttatattttactcaaattttattcaattttttttttttaattttatctcagattttttaaatcattctaccataattttaaaaaacaaatttcctcgatattcacaatttttatcCTCTTTAGAActaatttgaaaattatttctttagaaaatgaaagaattctTATAACTTTTCAAGTACATATAACAGATAATAGTTTTTCGAAGACTTTCTCAAAACGGGCCCTAGTTTGGCTCACGCACATCACTATTCTActtcttattttcttggtctttaggTTGGCCAGGTTTTATTagagcaatcaattatgtgaccTAACTTATCttcaattttcttctcttggagaaATTCATGTCACCACATAAATGATCATAATGTCACTGATCAGTACTTCTTCCTTGATGTTACAGAGACGACTTGACTTGAAGGGAAATTTCCATATCAATGATATCATCAACTGATCACTGAGAGGCCAAGGTAAAGATGAGAAAGAAATTAACCTGGCCTTAATGTTGGGGCCATACAAGAAATAATCAAAGATTTGGGGAAGGCATCtatctgttttctttttcttattaatttacACTAAAATACAAGGCTTAACTgaatattttcaaaagtttgaTGGGGCCATGGGAGCTCCGCACTTGTTTCAGTCTATATATAAAAGCTCCTAACATTCACTTCCATGTATGCTTCTATAAGAGCTAAACAAAATTCAGTACAACATATTATGGGTTTCCCACCTTCTCTGCTTCCCTTTGTGCGCTTTTTTCTTTCAGTGTCCTTGTTTTATCTTATATTTGCTGGATTTTGTTATTCTGTGCAGCCACTGTGCCATGATGACGAGAGCTTCGCCTTGTTGAAATTCAAGGAAAGCTTTACCATCAATCAGTCTGCATCTAATGATCCTTCCGCTTATCCGAAAGTTTCGTTGTGGAAGCCTGAAAGCGGCGATTGTTGCAGGTGGCGTGGTGTCAAGTGCAACGAGGACACGGGTTATGTGATCAGTCTCGACCTCAGCAGCAGCTGTCTTTATGGCTCTTTCAACTCCAATAGCAGTCTATTCCAGCTTGTTCACCTCCAGAGCCTTAATCTTGCCGACAATCACTTTAATTCTTCTCGTATCCCAACTGGTATTAGACAGCTTTCGAGGCTAAGAGACCTCAATCTCTCTATCTCTGTATTTTCTGGTCAGATCACTTCAGAAATTTTAGAGCTCTCTAACTTAGTTTCCCTAGATCTCTCATCCAACCACGGATTGAAACTCCAAAAGGATGGCCTAAGAAGTATAGCTCAGAAGTTAACAAACTTGAAAGAACTACATCTTAGTGAGGTTGACATATCATCTACTGTACCCAATATCTTGGCAAACTTATCTTCTTTAACATCTCTATTTCTAGAAGAATGCGACCTGCATGGTGAGTTTCCCACAAGAATTTTCCATCTACCCTATCTATCGTCTCTTCGTGTAGGAGACAATCCATATCTCATTGGAAGTATGCCAGAATTTAACAGAAGCAGCCCCCTTGAATCATTGCGACTTCGTAACACGAGTTTCTCTGGTGAGCTACCGAATTCAATTGGTAACCTTGAgtccttaaaatatttttatgttgcttCTTGCAATTTCTTCGGGCCAATACCGTCTTCATTTGGTAACCTTACCCAACTAATCTTGCTAGAACTAGGATATAATGGGTTGCATGGTTCAATTCCACAGTCAATATCTAGGCTTGCGAATCTTGAAAATCTCCAGCTATTTTATAATCACTTGAGTGGCACGGTGGAATTTGACTTGTTTCTGAaactcaaaaatctcaagagGCTCCAACTATCCGGCAACAATATTTCATTGCTTACAAAGCCAAGTACCAACGCAACTCttccaaaatttgaaattttaactcTAGCTTCCTGTGACTTGAGCGAGTTTCCAGACTTTCTAAGGAACCAAGATGAGTTAGGGTTTTTGGAtctttctgaaaacaaaattcacgGCCAAATTCCAAAGTGGATGTGGAATTTAAGTAAAGAAACTCTCTGGTATTTAGACCTGAGTTCCAACTCTCTAACTGGTTTTGATCAACTTCCAGTTTTTTTCCCCTGGACTAATCTACTTGTTCTGCAACTTGGTTCTAACAAGCTTCGAGGGTCACTCCCAATCCCACCACCTTCCATCAATTCATATTCGGTCTCACACAACATACTGACGGGAGAAATCCCACAATTGATTTGCAATCTAAGTTCAATTGTTTTTCTTGACGTGTCAAACAATTACTTGAGTGGCTTGCTTCCGCAATGTTTAGGCAACTTGAGTGACTCTCTCTCAGTCCTAAACCTACACAACAATAGCTTCCATGGAACTATTCCCGAAACATTCACAGAAGGAAACAAATTGAAGATGATTGATTTTAGCCAAAATCAATTACAGGGGCGTCTACCAAGATCATTGGCCAATTGTACCATGCTTGAAGCTCTTAATTTGGGACATAATCAGATGAATGATACTTTCCCTTTTTGGTTGGGCGTTCTTCCAGAGTTGAGGATTCTCATTTTGCGATCTAATGGAATCTATGGTGCAATGGAAAATCTTAATAGCAATTTTGATTTCTTAAACATACGCATCATTGACCTCTCAAATAATGAAATTACTGGTAAGTTGCCCTCTCAGTACTTCCAAAATTGGAAAGCCATGCGAACAGTGGATGTTAAGGGTATAATGTATATGGAAGCAAATGGACGTTTCACAGCATTAGGAAACACATTAGTGTCCTCCTTCACTTACTCAATGACATTTACTTACAAAGGCATAGAGAGGGTATACGAAAAAATCTCAGATGCCTTCATAGCTATTGATTTGTCGAACAAtagatttgaagaagaaattccagAAGTTGTGGGGTATCTAAAAGGACTTCAGTTGCTCAACCTTTCCAATAACTTTCTCACCGGTCCTATCCCTTTTTCATTGGTGAACTTAACAAATCTGGAAATATTGGACTTTGCTCAAAACAAGTTGTCTGGTGGGATACCTTTGCAACTTGTGCAACTCACGTTTCTCGAATTCTTCAACGTCTCCCATAATCATCTCACGGGACCTATACCACATGGGAATCAGTTTGACACATTCCCAAACAGTTCGTTTAGTGGTAATTCTGGATTATGTGGAAGCCCTTTGTCAAAAAAATGTGAAGATTCAGAAGACTCACTGCCTTTACCTCCAACCTCTGAAAAGAATCaaaactcattattttttttgttcgaaTTCGGTTGGAAAGTAGTTGTTATGGGATATGGTTGTGGAATCATATTTGGACTTCTTGTTGGGCAAATTGTGTTCACAAAGAAGCATGATTTGGTTATGAAGACTTTTGCAATCGGGCAGTCAACACGAAGAAAGGTGAATTGGAGAAGATACATAAATTAGTTATAATAAGCTAAGGTATTTCTTAGCCATTTAGCAGCAATAaattgacttttctttttttctttaggggTTTAGAGGGTTAATGGGTAGCATGATTGTACTGGCCGAAAGGAATTGGTTGCCTCCACAAATATTATGAATGCATTAAGTTTGTGTAGtacatttttctcttctttttatgGTCTAAGATAATCTAGTTTTTATTTctcaaaacaaattaacaataagaaaaaaaattattaattcttacaaattaaaactaatattGCTAATAACGATGTTAATTTCCCTGAGTTTCTTATACCAAGCTCGTCACTCATTGAAGCTTGTTTCGACGAGGCCTTTGAGAATAATAACGGCCCAATATAAAGTAAACCATTTGAATTCCATATCTTTTGTATGTTCGTGTGAGAGCTTCGAATTTGGAATTCTAATATTTGCAGTTTGTGGTTGTGGGGCTATTCATTAGATGGGTTGCGTTTGGATAATCAACATAACATGGGCTTCGGAAATTGGGTAAAACTAGGCCTTCTTCCTATTCTATTGTGCTTTAGTTTCAATCCAATATCTTTTCAATTATAACCCCTAGattttaagacctaataataaggtaaaaaaataaatgtgaatatttatgaaaataaatattcattagttTTATGAACtccaatttaataaaatgacaatTATTATTAAACTCTAAAAATATTactgtaataaaaaataaacaaatttaaatattcaataaattaattggtataatattattgatacaaTAATCATTGTTTTTTATGTAAGTATGTATTCTCATTCAACCGGAAAGGATACAAACATTAAAGCAGAGGGGCGGATGCTCTAACAATAACCCAAATCTGAAAAAAGTAGTACCAACGTGAAGAGCCATAGTAACCAAGAGAGAATGGTGAGTTTTCAGTTCCCAAAGGAATTGAAAATGTTCTGGCCctatttactttgaacaaagccAAGGCTTGATCCGCACAAGGCGGATTAAAGACCAGATCAGTGGTGAACAGGGACATGACCCATGCAAAGGACTTCAACCCGGTCCAAAACAACCCCTTGGAGAGGGTTGGGTGGCCACTAAACTGGATATGGAAGAGGATTGGCACCACAAATAACAGAACAAAATTTACAGTGAACGGATCTCCAAAAGAGACTATAACCCAGCAAAGAAATGTacagataaagaaaaagataaagtaaGAACTTATCACAAAGTGTCGGAGGTGAAGAAATCTTGCCGGAAGTCGGTCTTGGCAACAGATAGCGGTGTGAATCAGTGCACTTAGTGTCCAAATCTTGCGCGTGGGCTGTACAATCCAACGCCGGAGGGCCGGGCGATAGTTAACAATGGATTGAAAGGGGAAGAGCCGTGGTTCCGATGGAGTGAGTAGCTTGGCTGAGAAGCCATCTAAAGTTAGTACATTTATGGTAAAAAACCTTAActctaaaaacttcaaaataccGGGAGATCCACAGCCATGTGCAGGAGGAGGCACACCAGTCCCATCCGATGGAAGAAAACCCACCAGCGATGCTATAGCAACAAGCCTGAGGAGTGGCTAGCGACAAATCTAGCAAGAAAAGTATCACAAAGGAAGATAAGGACCTCAAAGGAGGCGTGCGCAGGCCAAACAGGACGGAAAGAAGAGAGGGGAAGaaaagtggggggggggggggggggggggggggggagagagggAAGCTCCAAAAGCTTGGAGGTGCTCTCCCATGGCAGTTTTGACGGAGGGagttgcagagagagagagggagttgCACCGACAGTTTATCGCCTACCTCAATGcataaaaattacaataatcATTGTTAATCTCGCACccgtcttcttctttctctctttcacgcgcttcctttcttttctcttatttttcttttgttcttcttatCTCCTCTCAGACAAACAGAGAGAATAAGAGAGGCCCGAGTCTCGTCTTTCTTCTccattctcttttcttcttctttttcctatttcctctcttttttcggTTTTCCTTCACCCTTCTCTCCCCTGATTCTCCTTCTTCCTTCCTTCtcaatttcttctcttctcGCGCCCGCCCGAGTGaaacagagagtgagagattgagaggagagatcgagagagagatacaCGGTGAGAGAGGAAGAAAccgaaagagagagggagatcgcCGAGAGAGACCCGAGAGATTCTGGCCGATTGGAGACCCGATCCTTTATGGGTCTTCCGGTGGGTCGTTGGCCGGTTGAGGTAGGTGCGAATTCCGGCGATTTTCCGGTAGTTTTTCTGAGAAAATCCTTAAGGTAATTCATGATTTCATTTTGGGATTATTATTGATTAATTTGGgttattgttgatttattttggaTTAATGGGTTTTGATGAACCGTGTGGATTTTTGTGGGTTCCGGCCGGTTGTCTTAATGTTGTGGGTTGTTCTTGATCGGCTGGTGGTGTGGTGTTTGCCGTGTCCTCTGTTCCGGCCAGTGGGTGTGTGTATGTCTTGGCCGATTGTGGTTTGCTTGTAATTACTGAGTTGTGTCTTGGTGTTACGGCCAAGCCCTGTTTCGGCTGGTTTCTGTGACTTTGGGATGTTGGTGTGTGTTCTGGTTCTTAGGCCATGTAGTGTGTGGCCATATTTTAGGTGATATACCCTTATTTCAATTGAAGAAACCGATTGAGTATGGGGGTGTTTATTTTGGAATATTGGGTCTTGTTGTTCGGATGGGGTGTTTTGTGAATGGGTTCCGTGAGTTTGTTAGTAAAACTGAATGGCTTCTCTTTGAATTTGGGAGAAGTTGATTCACAGTGAGTTGAAATGGGTTATCATCCTTATGTTTAAGGTAGCAACCAGTTTGAGGTTTGTGTTTCGAGTACGTGTCTATTATGATTAATGAATTGTTGGGTAATTTATAGAAAGTTTGATATCTTGACCAAATGTGTATTCTGTTGTTGGGCTTGTGTTTTATTATTGATTATGGATATTaaataatgttttggttagttgtATGCGAGTTGTTTGGCGTTTTGACATGCTTAGTTAGAACTATGCATATGTTCCTGTTGTGATTAAATGTATGCAAGTAAGCATGTTACTGTTTTGCATGTTATATTGTGATGTCTATTTAACGATTAAGAGTTATGAATCTGTTAATAGGTAAGACtcgaggtttaggtaccaagtcATTGGTGTGTTGATTAGACCAATGGTTAAACTGATGTTAAAATACCAAAGCGTCAAGAAATTGACTAGACCAACAATTAAACCGAAAGTTTAAGTACCAAGGCGTTGACACATTGATAAGACCGACAGATAAACCAAAGGTTTAAGACCCTcgaaaagataataataataacaaagctggtgggCACAAGGCCCACAGTGGAAGCCCAAGGCCTCATAGTAGATTGGCGAGCACAAGGCTCACAGTCGAGGCCCAAGGCACTAAGAACCAATAAGCTTTACTGCTTGAGGTACACAAAGCCCAAAGATAACCCCTTAGCTAAGCACAAAACTTTAGCATAAACGAATGCAAGAAGATAGTAAATGAAAttgtgcatatgtatatataattgttaTCATATGGTTGCATAGTATACTTTTAGATAAATCAGTATTTCATTATGATATTGATGGCTGCTGATTCACTTTCTCATAGTATGGGATTGTGAAAGCATCCGTAATTACATATTTGTTGGTGCAGGTTCTGAAGATGAAGAATTGGATTATACTAGTTAAAGCTAACAATTGTGCAGCTGGTTGTTTATAATTGTATGTCTTATGGCACACGCATGGATTTCCTTTCCCTTAATAACATTCACATATTCTGCAAAGATAGGAAGAACACTCGACAAAGTGAAAGAATCAGGTTTCAAGTTCGCATTCCACGTCTCTCTAACCATTGTTAAAGCTTCTTCATACATTCCATTTTGTGCATTTCCTGCAATCACAGTATTCCAGGAAATAAGATCTTTTTTGGCATCATATCAAAGATCTTTCTCACACTATCCATTAGTAAAGCCCTTACGCCTATCTTTCCCACAGAAACATCATTCATTTTCCCATAGAAATGCCCATTAATCTCCCTATTTCCACTAATTTGAGGAGACTTATCACTACTTTGATTCAAGTTAAGTTTATGATCAATACCCGTGATCCATTCTTCATACTTGTTCACCAATTCATTTGagttacaattattattatgattctTAGTCTCACCACTACCTATTTGTCTCTTTGCTTTTCCATCAAAGTACAGCATCCCTCCCTCACCTTCTAACTCCTCAGACACAATTCTACCACTCAGTTCCCCACAACTAGCCAGATCACTTTCACAGTCATCTTTTCACCTTCTCTCAGGCATTCCATCAAGCATCTCAGGCACGCTAGACCTCTGCCTGCCACTCTCACCCAAGCTCTGAAATCTCGAGTACATATTCATAAGCGAATTGCCAGTATACAAGTCAAAATCCATACCAAGCCTTATAATGCAGGCATGTAGCGACTCGCCCAACCTCAAGTCCATCAGCAATGTGCAAGATTTCAGCACAGAAGGGAACACATAGCGGTCTGGGTGCTTACCCATAGCCCGCATTTCGACAAAGAATGCCAAGGATTGGTGGGAAAGGCCATGGAAAGCATAGCATTTGATGAGGGATTTCCAAGCAAGAGttggggggggggtggggggggggggggggggggtttgaaGAGTAGGAGTGAGTCATACAAGAGGAGCTTGAGGTTTGAGTAGATGGAGAGGAGGGTGGTGGACAAGTGAGTGGAACATGGACCTTCGGTTTTGAGGATGTGGGCATGGAGTTGTTTGGCCTGGGACTTGGTTTTGATGGTGGTGGGATTTCTGAGGATCGTTCTGAGCAGGGTTTGTGTTGAAGTCATTGGTTTTTGAGGGTCTTGGAGATGGGTTTTTGTCAACTGGCATTGTAGCGGTGGTGGTTGTTCTGTGGAAAGAGCTAGTAGATGTATATAGCTTTTCTTTCTGTCGAAGGCTAGGAATGGGTATAGTAAATGCTTTGAAGGTGAATGGTATGTCAATTTTTTACGTTACATTTAAATTCAATACGAAATTAACAGGTTATCGAAGAATATGATCGGTATAATTAAATAGTTAGGATTtataattgacctatatagtcttatatatatacattgacACGATCTGAATTAAACACAAACACGAATTGCTATCATAACAACTTAAGAGTCTATTTGGAGTTATGTTAAGAAATAAAGCTTGCTTATagaaaaaactttttcaaaaaaacctcATTTTCAAACTTCCTCCAAAATGCAGTTTTAAGCTTTTTAGagcaaaaatgtcaaaaaagTACCTCTTAAGTCTTTTACCAACTAGCTTcatttttcttatcaaattttttttgtatactaaaatcactttttaagctttttaacgCAATTTCAAACAGGTCGGTAGCCATTTAGCAGATTTAAGTATTCTGTTTATGTTAAGTTGGACTGGTTTTTCAATACCAATTGCGGCACAATGATATTTCACATACAAAGGTCAAGGGCAGCAAACTGCCTTAATAAACAACCACAGGCTCACTTACAGAGTTTACATGAGCCATTTTTGAGAACTCAAATCTTTTGTCTCTTATCGTCACCAGTATATCTTCTACTTTTGTCTGCATTATAACTTTTCTATTCGTAATATTTTTCTCTCGTAAGGCACAATTTATCAATGAACAAGAAGCGAGCCTTTTTTTACATGCATAGGGTTCAGGTTTTGTAGCATCTAAAAGGGCTACATGAAGGGATTGAACGTGTGTACTGGTTCAAGCACAAGCTTCTTTCATTTGAAAATGTGATGTGGTCCTCCTCTAGTTGAAGTtagaagaagatgagagatCAGATAAAACCATAACCAGATCAAGAGTATAAAATCC contains the following coding sequences:
- the LOC133873705 gene encoding receptor-like protein 6 → MGFPPSLLPFVRFFLSVSLFYLIFAGFCYSVQPLCHDDESFALLKFKESFTINQSASNDPSAYPKVSLWKPESGDCCRWRGVKCNEDTGYVISLDLSSSCLYGSFNSNSSLFQLVHLQSLNLADNHFNSSRIPTGIRQLSRLRDLNLSISVFSGQITSEILELSNLVSLDLSSNHGLKLQKDGLRSIAQKLTNLKELHLSEVDISSTVPNILANLSSLTSLFLEECDLHGEFPTRIFHLPYLSSLRVGDNPYLIGSMPEFNRSSPLESLRLRNTSFSGELPNSIGNLESLKYFYVASCNFFGPIPSSFGNLTQLILLELGYNGLHGSIPQSISRLANLENLQLFYNHLSGTVEFDLFLKLKNLKRLQLSGNNISLLTKPSTNATLPKFEILTLASCDLSEFPDFLRNQDELGFLDLSENKIHGQIPKWMWNLSKETLWYLDLSSNSLTGFDQLPVFFPWTNLLVLQLGSNKLRGSLPIPPPSINSYSVSHNILTGEIPQLICNLSSIVFLDVSNNYLSGLLPQCLGNLSDSLSVLNLHNNSFHGTIPETFTEGNKLKMIDFSQNQLQGRLPRSLANCTMLEALNLGHNQMNDTFPFWLGVLPELRILILRSNGIYGAMENLNSNFDFLNIRIIDLSNNEITGKLPSQYFQNWKAMRTVDVKGIMYMEANGRFTALGNTLVSSFTYSMTFTYKGIERVYEKISDAFIAIDLSNNRFEEEIPEVVGYLKGLQLLNLSNNFLTGPIPFSLVNLTNLEILDFAQNKLSGGIPLQLVQLTFLEFFNVSHNHLTGPIPHGNQFDTFPNSSFSGNSGLCGSPLSKKCEDSEDSLPLPPTSEKNQNSLFFLFEFGWKVVVMGYGCGIIFGLLVGQIVFTKKHDLVMKTFAIGQSTRRKVNWRRYIN